In Anaerolineae bacterium, the following are encoded in one genomic region:
- a CDS encoding GAF domain-containing protein has translation MGFKILIVDDTPDTVQMLSVWLQGGGYQTVAISNSLDAVSAIRQEKPDLVLMDTAMPGRDGIETCQELHANPLTRHIPVLLMSSKNPAEARADSLMAGAVDYVTKPINLRQLSDQIAACLAPQEHSLRPADARRMVDEVVYEALELLSCDLAWLFRYDSVQRTLESHAIAATLGHEAGQRLSARLGVDATALQVGGLDDGSPLAAAISTQQTVLNLPVERFRQHPDTQLLFQGLSALDVTSISLIPLALTRQVLGVLVLGYVRPRGRDGKSLWPAITLLSRQAAMALDYTRLAGVLAEQEETRKAEHAFLTTVLDTMGDGLIVIGEHGDIEYVNNRLLRMTEYGREELIGQRVDMLFHPDDRQALVYGLLHERGSTIKFDQRLYTRSQHVIPVLLSRSSFARIDPAAPQQVLVLSDLTVQKSREEALERYSQQLQALNRAAEAITSSLTPQEVIHEILTAAMAVADAEGASVLLRNEDNPAELVFMAAVGPEADRLHGMCVPINEGIAGWVVREATGQLVVDTAEDDRFYRGVDAHSGLTTRSLIAVPLIVADQVIGVLEVVNKRTGTFDRADMELLESIAGTAAVAIENSRLFEQTRRRLNDLGTLLDASAAVSSTLDFGSVLELIARRLLDALHVERCQVISWERGTNTLITLAEVVDAYWRSGSGPLVEIVDSPLRNRALAEGRAQYVQMGDPSTTPQDQAELIALGQQAMLVIPLWFGRKVIGLASVCKGAGSIAPADIEHVGRIISGWTARVERSQQRWAEKSFLDDLCNLLQAVPGVMWVRIEEWFPQERRLCRLRETGFALWGDRDGAQLDLDQHPTMKRVLSIAQPRVVVRQDLEADPREQDLLAQVGGEVCLMAPFIIRGQPEGLVKLIDSDSRRTFDVEQVSLCQGIANVVGNALENAYLYQSLERRAAALEAAYAELKQADQLKEELLQNLSHEIQTPLMHVMGYMELMYNEAFGPLNAEQREKLSFVVERARHLSELARNIITVQALQARTLHMQPSSLDEILPRVISQWEPEAAKRSIPLKMQLPDRLPKVMVDPNRLAEVVGHLLSNAVKFSPTGAPIEVAAREREGVVEVSVRDHGPGIAPEHHERIFRRFYQVDGGVSRRHGGAGLGLAIVQEVITQHGGRVWVESEAGKGSTFFFTVPKASTVSTTDFEPTASAWDETWQS, from the coding sequence ATGGGCTTCAAGATTCTCATTGTCGATGATACGCCAGATACCGTGCAGATGCTGTCCGTCTGGTTGCAGGGGGGTGGGTACCAGACCGTAGCGATCAGCAACTCGCTGGATGCTGTATCGGCGATTCGGCAGGAAAAGCCTGATCTGGTACTCATGGACACTGCCATGCCGGGCCGCGATGGCATCGAAACGTGCCAGGAACTGCATGCCAATCCGCTCACACGGCACATCCCCGTTCTGTTGATGAGCAGTAAGAACCCCGCTGAAGCCCGCGCCGATAGTCTGATGGCCGGCGCTGTGGACTACGTCACCAAACCGATCAACCTGCGCCAGCTTAGCGACCAGATCGCAGCCTGCCTTGCGCCGCAGGAACACAGTCTGCGGCCTGCAGACGCCCGGCGCATGGTTGATGAAGTTGTCTATGAGGCGCTGGAATTGCTGTCGTGCGACCTGGCCTGGCTGTTCCGGTACGATTCTGTGCAGAGGACGCTGGAGAGCCATGCCATCGCAGCGACACTGGGGCATGAAGCGGGGCAGCGATTGTCCGCGCGCTTGGGCGTGGATGCTACGGCGTTGCAGGTGGGAGGGCTTGACGATGGCAGCCCGCTGGCAGCGGCGATCAGCACACAGCAGACCGTGCTTAATCTGCCAGTGGAACGGTTTCGCCAGCATCCTGATACACAGTTGCTCTTTCAGGGCCTGTCGGCTCTGGACGTGACGTCAATCAGTCTGATACCCCTGGCCCTGACGCGGCAGGTGCTGGGCGTTCTGGTGCTGGGCTATGTTCGTCCACGCGGTCGCGATGGCAAGTCGCTATGGCCGGCGATCACCCTGCTCAGCAGGCAGGCAGCCATGGCTCTTGACTATACGCGCCTGGCCGGTGTTCTGGCTGAGCAGGAGGAGACCCGGAAGGCTGAACATGCCTTTTTGACCACTGTGCTGGATACGATGGGCGATGGCCTGATCGTCATCGGCGAGCATGGTGATATTGAGTATGTCAACAACCGTCTGTTGCGGATGACCGAATACGGGCGTGAGGAGCTGATCGGCCAGCGCGTCGATATGCTCTTCCACCCCGATGATCGCCAGGCCCTGGTCTACGGATTGCTGCACGAGCGCGGTTCCACGATCAAGTTCGACCAACGCCTCTACACGCGCAGCCAGCATGTGATACCGGTGCTGTTGTCGCGTTCTTCTTTCGCGCGGATTGACCCCGCCGCGCCGCAGCAGGTGCTGGTTCTCAGCGATCTGACTGTGCAAAAGAGCCGCGAGGAAGCGCTGGAACGGTATAGTCAGCAACTCCAGGCGCTGAACCGGGCGGCTGAAGCGATCACCTCATCGCTGACACCCCAGGAAGTGATTCACGAAATCCTGACTGCGGCGATGGCGGTAGCTGATGCCGAGGGAGCCTCCGTGCTCTTGCGCAACGAGGATAACCCTGCTGAGTTGGTCTTCATGGCGGCGGTAGGGCCGGAAGCCGACCGCCTTCATGGCATGTGTGTGCCGATCAATGAGGGGATTGCCGGCTGGGTGGTCCGGGAAGCTACCGGCCAGCTTGTGGTTGACACAGCGGAGGATGATCGCTTCTATCGGGGAGTCGACGCCCATTCTGGCCTGACGACACGTTCGCTGATCGCTGTGCCATTGATTGTAGCCGACCAGGTGATCGGCGTGCTGGAAGTGGTGAACAAACGCACTGGCACTTTTGACCGTGCGGATATGGAATTGCTGGAGAGCATCGCTGGCACAGCGGCGGTAGCGATCGAGAATTCGCGGCTGTTTGAACAGACACGCCGGCGACTCAACGATCTAGGAACCTTGCTGGACGCCAGTGCGGCGGTGTCCTCAACGCTTGATTTCGGCAGCGTTCTGGAATTGATCGCCCGGCGTTTGCTGGATGCCCTGCATGTGGAGCGCTGCCAGGTCATTTCCTGGGAACGTGGAACCAACACCTTGATCACGCTGGCTGAAGTGGTTGATGCCTACTGGCGATCAGGGAGCGGGCCGCTGGTTGAGATCGTCGATTCGCCGCTGCGCAACCGGGCGCTGGCAGAGGGTCGGGCGCAGTATGTGCAGATGGGCGATCCTTCAACGACGCCGCAAGATCAGGCCGAGCTTATTGCATTGGGCCAACAGGCAATGCTGGTGATCCCCCTGTGGTTTGGGCGCAAGGTCATTGGCCTGGCATCGGTATGCAAGGGCGCGGGCAGCATAGCGCCTGCGGATATCGAACATGTTGGCCGGATCATCAGCGGCTGGACAGCCCGTGTTGAGCGTAGCCAGCAGCGGTGGGCTGAGAAGTCGTTCCTTGATGACCTGTGCAATTTGCTGCAGGCAGTTCCCGGTGTCATGTGGGTGCGGATAGAAGAGTGGTTTCCTCAAGAGCGGCGGCTGTGCCGGTTGCGGGAGACCGGCTTCGCACTCTGGGGCGATCGCGACGGTGCCCAACTTGATCTGGATCAGCATCCCACCATGAAACGAGTGCTTTCTATCGCCCAGCCCAGGGTGGTGGTGCGGCAGGACCTGGAGGCCGATCCGCGCGAGCAGGACCTGCTGGCGCAGGTTGGCGGCGAAGTCTGCCTGATGGCCCCGTTCATTATCCGGGGGCAGCCGGAGGGGTTGGTCAAGTTAATTGACTCTGACAGCCGGCGCACGTTTGATGTTGAGCAGGTCTCGCTATGCCAGGGTATCGCCAATGTGGTTGGCAATGCCCTGGAGAATGCCTATCTTTACCAGAGTCTGGAGCGCCGTGCTGCAGCGCTGGAAGCAGCCTATGCCGAACTGAAGCAGGCTGACCAGCTCAAGGAGGAATTGCTGCAGAATCTCTCCCATGAGATTCAAACTCCGCTGATGCATGTGATGGGGTACATGGAACTGATGTATAACGAGGCCTTTGGGCCGCTGAATGCCGAACAGCGTGAGAAGCTCTCGTTCGTTGTGGAGCGGGCACGGCATCTTTCCGAACTGGCCAGGAACATCATCACCGTGCAGGCGCTGCAAGCCCGGACACTGCATATGCAACCCTCCAGCCTGGATGAGATTCTCCCCCGCGTGATCAGTCAGTGGGAGCCGGAAGCCGCCAAGCGTTCGATCCCCCTGAAAATGCAGCTGCCAGATAGGCTCCCCAAGGTGATGGTCGATCCCAACCGTCTGGCGGAGGTGGTCGGTCACCTGCTGAGCAACGCGGTGAAATTCAGCCCGACGGGCGCGCCGATCGAAGTGGCGGCCCGCGAACGCGAAGGGGTTGTTGAGGTTAGTGTTCGCGATCATGGGCCGGGGATCGCGCCTGAGCATCACGAACGGATCTTCCGGCGCTTCTATCAGGTTGATGGCGGCGTGTCGCGCCGGCATGGGGGCGCCGGGCTGGGGCTGGCCATCGTACAGGAAGTCATCACCCAGCACGGTGGGCGTGTCTGGGTGGAAAGCGAAGCGGGGAAGGGCAGTACTTTCTTCTTCACCGTGCCCAAGGCTTCAACAGTCTCCACAACGGATTTTGAGCCGACAGCAAGCGCCTGGGATGAGACGTGGCAGAGCTAG
- a CDS encoding CBS domain-containing protein: MKLILTHENADFDAVAAQLAAYKLEPTAIPVLPRRLNYNVRDFLHLYGSALPHTTVRDLPRGPVDSVTVVDTQNVVTVRGMRPNTPAHIIDHHPLSEPLRPHQTYSGEPVGATTTLLVELIREAGITLTPIEATLLTLGIYEDTGSLLYGTTTARDIAAAAWLVAKGADLDVVRRFLQHPLNEEQRELYDRLLQNTSVVNVHGHAVAIAAVRLQGNIDQISTVAHKLRELLEPAALFMLVQMGSRVQLVARSTVDEIDVGRIAEQLGGGGHSRAAAALIEDGDLDATRHKLEMLLEELVEPAVKVADLMSTGVVRTVPADMSVREVSQEMQRSGHEGYPVVQDGALVGLLTRQAVDKAMAHRLGHLPVSQIMESGRVFVQPSDSIGYLQEQMMRSGWGQIPVVDADGNLIGIVTRTDLIKRWGQPDNGVSRRKEIVRRLEGALSPGLLRLVRVVSQQAQEMNLGLYCVGGFVRDLLLSRSNTDIDLVVEGDAIALVRQLVERYGGAMRKHAQFGTATWLLDARVAASFGGGRDWPDTLDFVTARTEFYENPTALPTVEQSSIKLDLHRRDFTINTLAIRLAPEPFGQLLDFWGGERDLRAGQIRVLHSLSFVDDPTRILRAARFEQRFGFRIEERTLGLIEKALPLLDRVSGPRLRHELELILAEARPELVLRRLQDLGVLARLQPDLAADDWLFAAFEALRQARQTPPWTFREMTNTRDGWELAQFVVLCCRLKVEDAERIGRRLQVKRRTLDEVADGIRTYRLRLPALAEWQKPSTVVRLLGGLSDVGLVVAWAIAPTYPARTQIVRYVTEWKAVRQALTGHDLRALGVPPGPAYGRLLRRLRDARLDGEVQTPEDERALALQLLAEFKEGDHDAQE, encoded by the coding sequence GTGAAGCTGATCCTGACACATGAGAACGCCGATTTTGATGCTGTAGCTGCCCAGCTAGCGGCTTACAAGCTGGAGCCGACAGCGATTCCGGTGTTGCCGCGCCGCCTGAACTACAATGTCCGGGACTTCCTGCATCTCTATGGCAGTGCCCTTCCTCACACGACGGTACGCGATCTGCCTCGTGGCCCGGTTGATTCGGTCACGGTTGTGGATACCCAGAACGTAGTGACGGTACGCGGGATGCGGCCCAACACCCCGGCGCATATCATCGATCACCATCCTCTGAGCGAGCCGCTTCGCCCACACCAGACCTATTCCGGTGAGCCAGTTGGGGCAACTACCACGCTGCTGGTAGAGCTGATTCGGGAGGCTGGCATCACGCTGACGCCGATTGAGGCGACATTGCTGACGCTAGGGATCTACGAGGACACCGGCTCGTTGCTCTATGGCACGACTACGGCACGCGATATCGCTGCGGCGGCCTGGCTGGTAGCCAAAGGAGCAGACCTCGATGTGGTACGCCGCTTCCTGCAGCACCCGCTGAATGAGGAGCAGCGCGAGTTGTACGATCGCCTGCTTCAGAATACAAGCGTTGTGAATGTTCACGGTCATGCGGTGGCGATCGCGGCTGTCAGGCTGCAGGGCAATATCGACCAGATTTCCACAGTGGCCCACAAGCTGCGGGAATTACTGGAGCCTGCGGCGTTGTTCATGCTGGTGCAGATGGGGTCGCGGGTGCAGCTGGTGGCCCGCAGCACGGTTGACGAGATTGATGTCGGGCGGATCGCGGAACAACTCGGTGGGGGCGGGCATAGCCGGGCAGCCGCCGCCTTGATCGAGGACGGCGATCTGGACGCGACGCGGCACAAGCTGGAGATGCTCCTTGAAGAATTGGTTGAGCCGGCAGTCAAAGTCGCCGACCTGATGTCGACCGGGGTAGTCCGCACCGTACCGGCGGACATGTCGGTGCGGGAGGTCTCCCAGGAGATGCAGCGCAGCGGGCACGAGGGTTATCCGGTCGTGCAGGACGGGGCGCTGGTAGGTTTGCTGACGCGCCAGGCAGTGGACAAGGCCATGGCTCACCGGCTGGGGCACCTGCCTGTCTCCCAGATCATGGAAAGCGGGAGAGTCTTCGTACAGCCGTCCGATTCGATTGGCTACCTGCAGGAACAGATGATGCGTTCTGGCTGGGGGCAGATACCGGTCGTTGACGCGGACGGCAACCTGATCGGCATTGTGACGCGAACTGACCTGATCAAACGCTGGGGGCAACCGGACAACGGCGTCTCCCGCCGCAAGGAGATCGTGCGACGCCTGGAAGGCGCGCTATCGCCCGGCTTGTTGCGTTTGGTGCGGGTGGTCAGCCAGCAGGCCCAGGAGATGAATCTGGGGCTGTACTGCGTGGGCGGTTTCGTACGTGACCTGCTGCTATCCCGCTCCAATACGGACATCGATCTGGTTGTTGAGGGCGATGCTATCGCGCTGGTTCGCCAGCTGGTGGAACGGTACGGCGGGGCGATGCGCAAGCACGCGCAGTTTGGCACGGCCACCTGGCTCCTGGATGCGAGGGTTGCGGCTTCTTTTGGTGGGGGGCGCGACTGGCCGGATACACTTGATTTCGTGACAGCCAGGACGGAATTCTATGAAAACCCGACGGCGCTCCCGACAGTAGAGCAGAGTTCGATCAAGCTTGACCTGCACCGCCGGGACTTTACCATCAATACGCTGGCGATTCGCCTGGCGCCAGAGCCGTTTGGCCAGTTGCTGGACTTCTGGGGCGGCGAGCGCGATCTGCGGGCCGGGCAAATCCGGGTACTGCATAGCCTGAGTTTTGTTGATGACCCGACACGCATTCTACGGGCCGCGCGTTTTGAACAGCGTTTTGGCTTCCGCATTGAGGAGCGCACGCTTGGCCTGATCGAAAAGGCGCTGCCGCTGCTGGATCGGGTAAGCGGTCCGCGGCTACGCCATGAACTGGAGTTGATCCTTGCTGAGGCGCGGCCTGAACTGGTGTTGCGGCGGTTGCAGGACCTGGGGGTGCTGGCACGTCTGCAGCCCGATCTGGCAGCTGATGACTGGCTGTTTGCCGCGTTTGAGGCCCTGCGCCAGGCCCGCCAGACGCCACCCTGGACGTTCAGGGAGATGACCAATACCCGCGATGGCTGGGAACTGGCGCAATTTGTGGTGCTGTGCTGTCGTCTTAAGGTGGAGGATGCTGAGCGGATAGGGCGGAGATTGCAGGTCAAACGCCGGACTCTGGATGAAGTCGCTGATGGTATCAGGACTTACCGCTTGCGCCTGCCTGCGCTGGCTGAATGGCAGAAACCCAGCACCGTTGTGCGGTTGCTTGGTGGCTTGAGTGATGTTGGGCTGGTAGTTGCCTGGGCTATTGCGCCCACCTATCCGGCCCGGACGCAGATTGTGCGCTACGTCACTGAGTGGAAGGCTGTCCGCCAGGCGCTGACCGGCCACGATCTGCGCGCGCTAGGCGTTCCGCCCGGCCCGGCGTATGGGCGCTTGCTCAGGCGGCTGCGTGATGCCCGACTGGACGGGGAAGTTCAGACCCCGGAAGATGAACGGGCGCTAGCTTTGCAGCTTCTGGCTGAATTCAAAGAAGGGGATCATGACGCTCAGGAGTGA
- a CDS encoding GNAT family N-acetyltransferase, giving the protein MTLRSDPEAILATFELKQIVVLRLALSSDLPKLEWFGQYTHYRRLFQTTYEDQQQRRRLMLLAVVNDFPIGQVFIHLGDALCRPQQSSYGRGYLYALRVLEPFRGQGIGTRLIQCAEEQILASGLRWAVIAAAKDNPGARRLYERLGYVVYGEDAGHWDYTDNEGRVQHVHEPAWLLQKRLRVRAAGVKAGNSEGADGC; this is encoded by the coding sequence ATGACGCTCAGGAGTGATCCGGAGGCGATTCTAGCGACCTTTGAGCTTAAGCAGATCGTTGTATTGCGACTGGCGCTTTCTTCTGACCTGCCGAAGCTGGAATGGTTCGGACAATATACGCACTACCGCCGGCTTTTTCAGACAACGTATGAAGATCAGCAACAACGACGGCGGTTGATGTTGCTGGCGGTGGTGAATGATTTTCCGATCGGTCAGGTGTTCATCCACCTGGGTGACGCACTGTGCAGGCCGCAACAAAGCAGTTACGGGCGTGGCTACCTGTATGCTCTACGGGTGCTGGAGCCTTTTCGCGGTCAGGGGATTGGCACGCGCCTGATCCAGTGTGCGGAAGAGCAAATCCTGGCCAGCGGTCTGCGCTGGGCGGTGATCGCCGCGGCTAAAGATAACCCCGGTGCACGGCGGTTGTACGAGCGCCTGGGTTATGTGGTCTACGGTGAGGACGCCGGCCACTGGGACTATACGGACAATGAGGGGCGCGTGCAGCATGTCCATGAGCCAGCCTGGCTATTACAGAAGCGGTTGCGCGTGCGGGCAGCGGGGGTGAAGGCGGGCAATTCAGAAGGAGCAGACGGATGCTGA
- a CDS encoding PLP-dependent transferase produces MTDPRSISDRPHFGTVAIRTERQTNRTHAHIMPIYQSSTYLFDSVAHGQALWRGEEEGHIYGRLGNPNAEATARTIAALEGIRLPQPPYALLTGSGMGAVSTVLLALTSAGDTVISQVALYGATHTLFTREMARRGVQHVTFNGPCLDELEAALEQHPHARFVYIETPVNPTMALTDIRGVVARAHAAGALVVVDNTFASPYVQRPLEMGADIVLHSTTKYLTGHGTVIGGAIVTPHEALYREKLLPILTNYGAVAGPMDAWLTGLGLKTFHLRMPRHCENGLAVARFLEQHPAVAQVNYPGLTSFPQYDLARAQMDAYGAMLSFELHGGYDAAVHVMNSVRLCTLAVSLGTVDTLIAHPASMMNFKTPPEERRRMGITEGLIRLSVGLEEVEDIIADLDQALCSI; encoded by the coding sequence ATGACCGACCCCAGAAGTATCAGTGACAGGCCACATTTTGGCACAGTTGCGATTCGCACGGAACGCCAGACCAACCGAACCCACGCCCACATCATGCCCATCTACCAGTCGTCGACCTATCTGTTCGACAGCGTAGCTCATGGCCAGGCCCTGTGGCGCGGGGAAGAAGAAGGCCACATCTATGGGCGTCTGGGCAACCCCAACGCAGAAGCGACCGCCCGAACCATTGCGGCGCTGGAGGGCATTCGACTGCCCCAACCGCCGTATGCCTTGCTCACCGGATCAGGCATGGGAGCCGTCAGCACCGTACTACTCGCGCTCACCAGCGCCGGTGATACAGTGATCAGTCAGGTAGCCCTCTATGGCGCAACGCACACCCTCTTCACCAGGGAAATGGCCCGCCGGGGTGTCCAGCATGTGACATTCAATGGCCCCTGCCTGGACGAATTAGAGGCTGCACTGGAACAGCACCCTCATGCCCGTTTCGTCTACATCGAAACGCCCGTCAATCCCACTATGGCCCTGACAGACATCCGGGGAGTAGTTGCTCGCGCTCACGCAGCAGGAGCGCTGGTGGTGGTTGACAACACCTTTGCTTCACCTTATGTTCAGCGCCCACTGGAAATGGGTGCGGACATCGTTCTGCACAGCACAACCAAGTACCTGACCGGCCATGGCACAGTCATTGGCGGCGCCATCGTCACGCCTCATGAGGCGCTCTACCGCGAAAAACTGCTGCCCATTCTAACAAACTACGGCGCGGTCGCTGGCCCGATGGACGCCTGGCTAACCGGCCTGGGCCTCAAAACGTTTCACCTGCGCATGCCGCGCCACTGCGAGAATGGCCTGGCGGTGGCCCGCTTTCTGGAACAACACCCGGCTGTAGCGCAGGTCAACTATCCTGGCCTGACCTCGTTTCCCCAGTATGACCTGGCCAGAGCGCAGATGGACGCCTATGGCGCCATGCTCTCTTTTGAGTTGCACGGAGGCTACGACGCTGCCGTGCATGTGATGAACAGCGTCAGGCTATGTACCCTGGCCGTCAGTCTGGGCACCGTCGATACGCTGATCGCCCACCCGGCCAGCATGATGAACTTCAAAACCCCGCCGGAGGAACGGCGGCGGATGGGCATCACCGAGGGCCTGATCCGGCTATCCGTCGGCCTGGAAGAGGTTGAAGACATCATCGCCGATCTTGATCAGGCGCTATGCTCAATCTAG
- a CDS encoding VWA domain-containing protein, with translation MEERIARFIAALRGAGVRISIAESQDAWQAIVCTGVMQQRVFYDVLRATLIKDSAAFATFDRLFSLYFGPDEPLIDPQADLTADERQLLQQALNELLQQLAQDLQRLLDWLLNGRPLTPQDLQRLSEQAGIEANESSSPYQVRRAARRLQQLLGWDQLQALLERLWEQLAEQGMSPQTIQHLQEQVARNQAALQQQLEQFAGQQTLEQRARMTRHPQAADLLQRPFSSLDSAAMRLLRDEVRRLANRLRSRAALRQKRGKQGRLDAKSTLRANLSYGGVPFEIRLKQRRRKPKLVVILDVSTSMRPVAEFFLRLLYELQDQVQKMRSFAFIDHLEDVTPHLTTLRVDEAVQAVLTTLPPGYYSTDLGYCLRQFEAKHLALIDSRTTFIILGDARNNFNDPALETFRNIGRRARKTIWMNPEYPAQWGTDDSDMLLYLPYCNEVHQVRNLEQLTIAIDRILL, from the coding sequence ATGGAAGAACGCATCGCTAGGTTCATCGCGGCCCTGCGCGGGGCCGGCGTGCGCATTTCCATCGCGGAAAGCCAGGATGCCTGGCAGGCCATCGTTTGCACCGGTGTCATGCAGCAGCGGGTGTTCTATGATGTGCTGCGCGCCACACTGATCAAAGATAGTGCGGCCTTCGCCACATTCGACAGGCTTTTCTCGCTCTACTTTGGCCCGGACGAGCCATTGATTGATCCGCAGGCTGACCTCACAGCTGATGAGCGTCAGTTGTTGCAGCAAGCCCTCAACGAACTGCTGCAACAACTGGCTCAAGACCTGCAACGCCTGCTGGACTGGCTGCTGAATGGCCGCCCGTTGACCCCGCAAGACCTGCAGCGCCTGTCAGAGCAGGCCGGCATTGAGGCGAATGAAAGCAGTTCGCCGTACCAGGTGCGCCGCGCCGCCCGGCGGTTGCAGCAGTTGCTGGGATGGGACCAGCTTCAGGCTTTGCTGGAACGCCTCTGGGAACAACTGGCTGAACAGGGGATGAGTCCGCAGACCATCCAACACCTGCAGGAACAGGTGGCCCGTAACCAGGCCGCGCTCCAGCAACAACTGGAACAATTCGCAGGACAGCAAACCCTTGAGCAACGCGCTAGAATGACCCGGCATCCGCAAGCCGCCGACCTGCTTCAGCGCCCGTTCAGTTCGCTGGACAGCGCCGCCATGCGCCTACTGCGCGACGAGGTGCGACGGCTGGCTAACCGCCTGCGCAGTCGCGCCGCCCTGCGCCAGAAACGCGGGAAACAGGGCCGGCTAGACGCCAAATCAACGTTGCGGGCCAACCTCAGCTATGGCGGTGTGCCTTTTGAGATCAGGCTAAAACAGCGCCGCCGCAAACCCAAGCTGGTAGTCATTCTGGATGTGAGTACGTCGATGCGACCGGTTGCCGAGTTCTTCCTGCGGCTGCTCTACGAGCTTCAGGATCAGGTGCAGAAGATGCGCAGCTTCGCCTTCATCGATCACCTTGAAGACGTTACCCCGCACCTGACGACTCTGCGCGTGGATGAGGCCGTGCAGGCAGTGCTGACTACCTTGCCGCCCGGCTACTACAGCACCGATCTGGGCTACTGCCTGCGCCAGTTCGAGGCCAAACATCTGGCGCTAATCGATAGCCGCACCACCTTCATCATCCTGGGCGACGCCCGCAACAATTTCAACGATCCCGCTCTGGAAACATTCCGCAACATTGGCCGCCGCGCCCGCAAAACCATCTGGATGAATCCGGAATATCCGGCCCAGTGGGGGACCGATGACAGCGACATGCTGTTGTACCTGCCCTACTGCAACGAAGTGCACCAGGTACGCAATCTGGAACAACTCACCATCGCGATCGATCGCATCCTGCTGTAG
- a CDS encoding MoxR family ATPase: MFDTVQEVRRALAAQQYIATDEIATVIFLATRLGKPILAEGPAGVGKTELSKAWAAVTGHQLVRLQCYEGLDESKALYEWEYAKQMLYTQLLRDKLSALLADAQSLTEAADRLAAEEDVFFSERFLLPRPLLQAINSDTPTVLLIDEIDRADAEFEAFLLEVLSDFQVSIPELGTIVARHRPTVFLTSNNTRELSEALKRRCLYLYIGYPDIQEELEIVRLKVPDLAPQLARQAVEAVQALRQLDLKKNPSVSETLDWARALVALNATSLDQKTLETTLTILLKYETDMARARRAFKLGGGSDNGRTHR, from the coding sequence ATGTTCGACACCGTGCAGGAAGTCAGGCGGGCGCTGGCAGCACAGCAGTACATCGCCACAGATGAGATCGCTACGGTGATCTTCCTGGCCACCAGGCTGGGCAAGCCTATCCTGGCGGAAGGCCCAGCGGGAGTCGGCAAGACCGAGCTGAGTAAAGCCTGGGCGGCAGTCACCGGCCATCAGTTAGTGCGTCTGCAATGCTACGAAGGCCTGGACGAGAGCAAGGCCCTGTACGAATGGGAATACGCCAAGCAGATGCTCTACACGCAACTCCTGCGCGACAAGCTCTCCGCGCTCCTGGCGGATGCGCAGTCGTTGACCGAGGCCGCGGATCGTCTGGCGGCGGAGGAAGACGTCTTTTTCTCGGAACGCTTCCTGTTGCCCCGCCCTCTATTACAGGCCATCAATAGCGATACACCAACTGTCCTGCTGATTGACGAGATCGACCGCGCCGATGCCGAGTTTGAGGCGTTCCTGCTGGAGGTGCTGAGCGACTTTCAGGTGAGCATTCCCGAACTGGGTACTATTGTCGCCCGCCACCGCCCCACTGTTTTCCTGACCAGCAACAACACCCGCGAGCTGAGCGAAGCCCTCAAGCGACGCTGCCTGTACCTCTACATTGGCTACCCCGATATTCAGGAGGAGCTGGAAATCGTCCGCCTCAAGGTTCCCGACCTGGCACCACAACTGGCTCGGCAGGCGGTTGAAGCGGTGCAGGCCCTGCGCCAGCTTGATCTCAAGAAAAACCCCAGTGTTAGCGAGACGCTGGATTGGGCGCGTGCGCTGGTGGCGCTCAACGCCACCAGCCTTGACCAGAAAACGCTGGAAACCACCCTGACTATCCTCCTCAAGTACGAAACCGATATGGCTCGCGCGCGGCGTGCCTTCAAGCTGGGTGGAGGAAGCGACAATGGAAGAACGCATCGCTAG